In one Sphingomonas sp. S1-29 genomic region, the following are encoded:
- the rimM gene encoding ribosome maturation factor RimM (Essential for efficient processing of 16S rRNA): MSTSPPSTPPASGAGDKRVTLAVVTGAHGIGGEVRLKVFAEDLAPHKSFNDGALTVKALRIVPAGAIVRFAEVADRNAAEAMRGTELTVPRSALPPLAEGEYYHVDLIGLPVVSTDGDAVGRVVAIDNFGAGDVIEIEKPVDDQGRAKRFMVPMRPEAVPEWDAARMLLDSAYVED, from the coding sequence ATGTCAACAAGCCCCCCCTCGACTCCTCCCGCCAGCGGGGCGGGAGACAAGCGCGTGACGCTCGCCGTCGTCACCGGTGCACACGGCATCGGCGGCGAGGTGCGGCTGAAGGTCTTCGCCGAGGATCTCGCGCCGCATAAGAGCTTCAACGATGGCGCGCTGACGGTGAAGGCGCTGCGGATCGTCCCGGCAGGCGCGATTGTGCGCTTCGCCGAGGTCGCCGATCGCAACGCTGCCGAGGCGATGCGCGGCACCGAACTGACCGTTCCGCGCTCGGCGCTGCCGCCGCTGGCCGAGGGCGAATATTATCATGTCGACCTGATCGGGCTGCCGGTAGTGAGCACCGACGGCGATGCGGTCGGCCGCGTCGTGGCGATCGATAATTTCGGCGCCGGCGACGTGATAGAGATCGAAAAGCCCGTCGACGACCAAGGACGCGCCAAGCGCTTCATGGTGCCGATGCGGCCCGAAGCGGTGCCCGAATGGGATGCCGCGCGGATGCTACTGGATAGCGCCTACGTCGAGGATTGA
- the rplS gene encoding 50S ribosomal protein L19 codes for MNLIQQIEAEQIAKFAAAKTIPEFRAGDTLKVGVKVVEGERTRTQNYEGVCIARSNKGMGSNFTVRKISFGEGVERVFPLYSPNIESIEVVRRGVVRRAKLYYLRGRTGKSARIAERRDPRPAKTTAAE; via the coding sequence ATGAACCTCATCCAGCAGATCGAGGCCGAACAGATCGCGAAGTTCGCGGCGGCCAAGACCATCCCCGAGTTTCGCGCGGGCGACACCCTCAAGGTCGGCGTGAAGGTCGTCGAGGGCGAGCGTACGCGTACCCAGAATTACGAAGGCGTGTGCATCGCGCGTTCGAACAAGGGCATGGGTTCGAACTTCACCGTGCGCAAGATCAGCTTCGGCGAGGGCGTCGAGCGCGTCTTCCCGCTCTACTCGCCCAACATCGAGTCGATCGAAGTCGTGCGTCGCGGCGTCGTGCGGCGCGCCAAGCTGTATTATCTGCGCGGTCGTACCGGCAAGTCGGCGCGTATCGCCGAGCGCCGCGATCCGCGTCCGGCAAAGACCACCGCTGCCGAGTAA
- a CDS encoding alpha/beta fold hydrolase, which translates to MSHIQHHFTSFDGTKIAWTEVGEGRPVVLIHGYMSDAHTNWVRYGHAAKIAAAGRRVIMPDLRGHGHSDRPHDASAYPSDALAMDGEALIAHLRLTDYDLGGYSLGARTAMRMIARGIVPAPKRVVFAGMGLEGLLDTHRRAGHFRDILDNLGSYERGSPKWMVEAFLKTTKGDPVALRHVIDTFVDSSREQVLAVEQPVLVLAGEEDDDNGSHAELAALLANATLVEVPGGHMSSVTKPEMGDALAAFLRD; encoded by the coding sequence ATGTCCCACATACAACACCATTTCACCAGTTTCGACGGCACCAAGATCGCCTGGACCGAGGTCGGCGAGGGGCGGCCCGTCGTGCTGATCCACGGCTATATGTCGGACGCGCATACCAATTGGGTGCGCTATGGGCATGCGGCAAAGATCGCCGCGGCGGGGCGGCGGGTGATCATGCCCGACCTTCGCGGGCACGGGCACAGCGATCGGCCACACGATGCTTCGGCCTATCCATCCGATGCGCTGGCGATGGATGGCGAGGCATTGATCGCGCATCTGCGGCTGACCGATTACGACCTGGGTGGCTATTCGCTCGGCGCGCGCACCGCGATGCGGATGATAGCGCGCGGGATCGTGCCCGCGCCGAAGCGCGTGGTGTTCGCCGGCATGGGGCTCGAGGGGTTGCTCGACACCCATCGCCGCGCGGGGCATTTCCGCGACATCCTCGACAATCTGGGCAGCTATGAACGCGGATCGCCCAAATGGATGGTCGAGGCGTTCCTCAAGACCACCAAGGGCGATCCGGTGGCGCTGCGCCACGTGATCGACACCTTCGTCGATAGCTCGCGTGAGCAGGTGCTGGCGGTCGAGCAGCCCGTGCTGGTGCTGGCGGGCGAAGAGGATGACGATAACGGGTCACACGCCGAACTCGCCGCCCTGCTCGCCAACGCGACATTGGTCGAGGTGCCCGGCGGCCATATGAGTTCGGTGACCAAGCCCGAAATGGGCGATGCGCTAGCGGCGTTCCTGCGCGACTGA
- the trmD gene encoding tRNA (guanosine(37)-N1)-methyltransferase TrmD, with translation MTFAATILTLYPEMFPGPLGASIAGRALREGRWGLEAVQIRDFATDKHRSVDDTPAGGGAGMVMRADVIAAALGSVEGGRPVLAMTPRGAPLTQARVRALAGGPGVTILCGRFEGIDERLFAARDIEQVSIGDYILSGGEMAALTLLDACIRLLPGVMGAASSGDDESFETGLLEYPQYTRPVEWEGRTIPEVLRSGDHARIAAWRKQQAEVDTRSRRPDLWERHEDARVQSPSGARRQNRNE, from the coding sequence ATGACCTTCGCCGCCACCATCCTCACCCTCTACCCCGAGATGTTCCCCGGGCCGCTCGGCGCATCGATCGCAGGGCGGGCGCTGCGCGAGGGGCGGTGGGGGCTCGAGGCGGTGCAAATTCGCGACTTCGCCACCGACAAGCATCGCTCGGTCGACGATACCCCGGCGGGGGGCGGGGCGGGGATGGTGATGCGCGCCGATGTGATCGCCGCCGCGCTTGGCAGCGTTGAGGGGGGAAGGCCCGTCCTTGCGATGACCCCGCGTGGTGCGCCGCTGACGCAGGCGCGGGTGCGCGCGCTGGCGGGGGGGCCGGGGGTAACGATCCTGTGCGGCCGGTTCGAGGGGATCGACGAGCGGTTGTTCGCGGCGCGCGACATCGAACAGGTCTCGATCGGCGATTACATATTGTCGGGGGGCGAGATGGCGGCGCTGACGCTGCTCGATGCTTGCATTCGACTGCTTCCCGGCGTAATGGGCGCGGCTTCTAGCGGGGACGACGAGAGCTTCGAAACGGGGCTGCTCGAATATCCGCAATATACCCGACCGGTAGAATGGGAGGGCCGCACGATCCCCGAAGTGCTGCGATCGGGGGATCATGCGCGGATCGCGGCCTGGCGAAAGCAACAGGCCGAGGTCGATACACGGTCACGGAGGCCGGATCTGTGGGAGCGTCATGAGGACGCTCGGGTCCAGTCTCCCTCTGGCGCGCGGCGACAGAATAGGAACGAATGA
- the rpsP gene encoding 30S ribosomal protein S16 — protein MAISMRLSRGGSKKRPYYRIVIADARAPRDGKFIEKIGTYNPLLAKDDAERIKLDNERAAHWLSVGAQPTDRVARFLDAAGLRERAARSNPNKGKPGEKATERAEERAAKVQAAEDARREAEEAAKAKPAEEAAPAEEAATEDATNEGESAAAPAEG, from the coding sequence ATGGCAATCAGCATGCGCCTGTCGCGCGGTGGTTCGAAGAAGCGCCCTTATTACCGCATCGTGATCGCCGATGCGCGCGCACCGCGCGACGGCAAATTCATCGAGAAGATCGGCACGTACAACCCGTTGCTGGCCAAGGACGATGCCGAGCGGATCAAGCTCGACAACGAGCGTGCAGCCCATTGGCTGAGCGTCGGCGCGCAGCCGACCGACCGCGTTGCCCGCTTCCTCGACGCAGCCGGCCTGCGCGAGCGTGCGGCGCGCAGCAACCCGAACAAGGGCAAGCCCGGCGAGAAGGCGACCGAGCGCGCCGAAGAGCGTGCAGCCAAGGTCCAGGCAGCTGAAGACGCTCGCCGCGAAGCCGAGGAAGCCGCCAAGGCGAAGCCTGCCGAGGAAGCCGCTCCCGCCGAGGAAGCAGCGACCGAAGACGCGACCAACGAAGGCGAGAGCGCGGCCGCACCGGCCGAGGGCTGA
- a CDS encoding NAD(P)/FAD-dependent oxidoreductase yields MDDCIIIGGGPAGLTAAIYLARYHLSIRLFDSGDSRAAMIPRTHNHAGYPGGVEGPELLRLMHEQAKSFGVSRENRVVTAIETAGENFIVRTANHDFAARTVLLATGVVNLRPKTLDDALHDDALLRGLLRYCPVCDGYEVTDKRVGVIGTSDHGMKEALFLRAYTADVTLIAPDSEHDLDAACLAKLDDAGIVRVDGPCGDYRIEDERFVVETATGPLSFDSVYPALGSTIRSDLAIAAGAETAEDGSLKVDSHMRTSVPGLFAAGDVVLGLDQISNAMGQAGVAATTIRNLLNERTPIRR; encoded by the coding sequence ATGGACGACTGCATCATCATCGGCGGCGGGCCCGCCGGCCTTACCGCGGCGATCTATCTCGCGCGCTATCACCTCTCGATCCGGTTGTTCGACAGCGGCGACAGCCGTGCGGCGATGATCCCACGAACGCACAACCACGCCGGCTATCCCGGCGGCGTCGAGGGCCCCGAGCTACTGCGGTTGATGCACGAACAGGCCAAGAGCTTCGGCGTGTCGCGCGAGAACCGCGTCGTCACCGCAATCGAAACCGCTGGCGAGAACTTCATCGTCCGCACCGCCAATCACGATTTCGCCGCGCGCACGGTGCTGCTCGCGACGGGCGTCGTGAATTTGCGCCCCAAGACGCTCGACGACGCGCTTCATGACGACGCGTTGCTTCGCGGCCTGCTGCGCTACTGCCCGGTCTGCGACGGCTATGAGGTCACCGACAAGCGCGTCGGCGTCATCGGCACCAGCGACCACGGCATGAAGGAAGCATTGTTCCTGCGCGCCTACACCGCCGACGTCACGCTGATCGCGCCCGACAGCGAGCATGATCTCGACGCCGCCTGCCTCGCCAAGCTCGACGACGCCGGCATCGTCCGCGTCGATGGCCCCTGCGGCGATTATCGCATCGAAGACGAGCGTTTCGTCGTCGAAACCGCCACCGGCCCGCTATCGTTCGACAGCGTATATCCCGCACTCGGCTCGACGATCCGCTCGGACCTCGCCATCGCCGCGGGGGCCGAGACCGCCGAAGACGGCAGCCTGAAGGTCGACAGCCATATGCGCACCAGCGTCCCCGGGCTGTTCGCGGCGGGCGATGTGGTGCTTGGGCTCGATCAGATCAGCAACGCGATGGGCCAGGCCGGCGTGGCGGCGACGACGATTCGTAACCTGCTCAACGAGCGCACGCCGATCCGGCGCTGA
- a CDS encoding SDR family oxidoreductase, translating into MATALKPLAEQTIVITGASSGIGLATARRAARAGARVVLVARNEDAVREAAEGIILRGGKAAYLTLDVTDEDAPQRIGALADQRFGGFDTWVNNAAAAMYAELLDTSIEGHRRVFEVGYFALVRASLFAVPRLDERGGGALINIGSVLSERAISLQGAYSAAKHAVLGFTEALRTEVEAAGKPVSITLIKPAGINTPYPEHARNKIGAPARIPPVVYDPELVAKAICFAAANRKRELTVGGVGLMISGLGNAMPRMTDLVIESFMGRTAQTIDQPAEAGAEDNLFEPRKDGRERSNQDIYVRRQSVTLEAQMRPLAAATMIAGLGAAAYLLTRKPQPPVFAVQATGAHQPDGTDSSASFAAGIADESTIPEVQPSVRTE; encoded by the coding sequence ATGGCCACCGCACTCAAGCCGCTCGCCGAACAGACGATCGTCATCACCGGCGCCTCGTCGGGGATCGGTCTCGCGACCGCGCGCCGTGCCGCACGTGCCGGCGCGCGGGTCGTGCTGGTTGCGCGCAACGAGGATGCGGTGCGCGAGGCGGCCGAGGGAATCATCCTCCGCGGCGGCAAGGCGGCCTATCTCACGCTCGACGTCACCGATGAGGATGCACCGCAGCGGATCGGCGCGCTCGCCGACCAACGCTTCGGCGGCTTCGACACCTGGGTGAACAATGCCGCGGCGGCGATGTATGCCGAACTGCTCGACACCAGCATCGAGGGGCATCGCCGGGTCTTCGAAGTCGGCTATTTTGCGTTGGTGCGGGCGTCGCTGTTCGCGGTGCCCCGGCTCGACGAACGCGGCGGCGGCGCGCTGATCAACATCGGCTCGGTGCTGTCCGAACGCGCCATCTCGCTGCAGGGCGCGTACAGCGCCGCCAAGCATGCGGTGCTCGGCTTCACCGAAGCGCTGCGCACCGAGGTCGAAGCCGCGGGCAAGCCGGTGTCGATCACGCTCATCAAGCCCGCGGGGATCAACACCCCCTATCCCGAACATGCGCGCAACAAGATCGGCGCCCCCGCCCGCATCCCGCCGGTCGTCTACGATCCCGAACTGGTCGCCAAGGCGATCTGCTTCGCCGCGGCCAACCGCAAGCGCGAGCTCACCGTCGGCGGGGTCGGGTTGATGATCTCGGGGCTTGGCAATGCGATGCCGCGGATGACCGATCTGGTGATCGAAAGCTTCATGGGCCGCACCGCGCAAACGATCGACCAGCCTGCCGAGGCCGGTGCCGAAGATAATCTGTTCGAACCACGCAAGGATGGCCGCGAGCGATCGAACCAGGACATTTATGTCCGCCGCCAGAGCGTGACGCTCGAAGCGCAGATGCGCCCGCTGGCGGCTGCGACAATGATCGCTGGCCTCGGCGCCGCCGCCTATCTGCTCACCCGCAAGCCGCAGCCGCCGGTGTTCGCCGTCCAGGCGACCGGCGCGCACCAGCCCGATGGCACCGATTCGAGTGCGTCGTTCGCCGCCGGGATCGCCGATGAAAGCACGATCCCCGAAGTGCAGCCTTCCGTTCGTACCGAGTAG
- a CDS encoding type II toxin-antitoxin system VapC family toxin, translating to MANPQFLIDSNIVIYILADASSPAALRLQEMARGSVVTSSIAYAEVMRGFVHADPATLQRAAQFFAVIEALPFDRNAAEQYSRLPFRRGSFDRLIAAHALSCKLTLVTANERDFNDVTALQVENWAR from the coding sequence ATGGCTAATCCGCAGTTTCTCATTGATTCAAACATCGTCATTTATATTTTGGCCGATGCAAGCTCGCCCGCCGCGCTGCGCCTGCAAGAGATGGCACGCGGAAGCGTCGTTACCTCGTCGATCGCTTATGCCGAGGTTATGCGCGGCTTCGTCCATGCCGATCCCGCGACCCTCCAGCGGGCCGCGCAGTTCTTCGCGGTGATCGAAGCGTTGCCATTCGACCGAAACGCCGCCGAACAGTATTCGCGGTTGCCCTTCCGCCGCGGCAGTTTCGACCGGCTTATCGCGGCTCATGCACTCTCCTGCAAACTCACGCTGGTCACGGCAAATGAGCGCGACTTTAATGACGTGACGGCATTGCAGGTTGAGAATTGGGCGCGATGA
- a CDS encoding aspartate-semialdehyde dehydrogenase, which yields MGYRVVVAGATGNVGREMLNIMAEREFPADEIAVLASSRSAGELADYGETGRKLKIQNIEHFDPAGWDMALFAIGSEATAIHAPRFAAAGCVVIDNSSLYRMDPDVPLVVPEVNAEAIDGYKAKNIIANPNCSTAQMVVALKPLHDAAKVLRVVVATYQSVSGAGKAGMDELFEQSRNIFVGDSAEPRKFTKQIAFNVIPHIDSFLDDGSTKEEWKMVVETKKILDPKIKVIATCVRVPVFVGHSEAVYVEMERELSAEDAQNLLREAPGIMLVDKREDGGYVTPVECVGDYATYVSRVREDPTVENGLAFWCVSDNLRKGAALNAVQIAELLGRRHLKKG from the coding sequence ATGGGTTATCGGGTGGTGGTCGCAGGCGCGACCGGCAATGTCGGGCGCGAAATGCTCAACATCATGGCGGAGCGCGAGTTTCCGGCCGACGAGATCGCGGTGCTGGCATCGTCGCGCTCGGCGGGTGAGCTGGCCGATTATGGCGAGACCGGGCGCAAGCTGAAGATTCAGAATATCGAGCATTTCGATCCCGCCGGCTGGGACATGGCGCTGTTCGCGATCGGCAGCGAAGCGACCGCGATCCACGCGCCGCGCTTTGCCGCAGCCGGCTGCGTCGTGATCGACAATTCGTCGCTGTATCGGATGGACCCCGATGTGCCGCTGGTGGTGCCCGAGGTGAATGCCGAGGCGATCGACGGCTACAAGGCCAAGAACATCATCGCCAATCCCAATTGCTCGACCGCGCAGATGGTGGTGGCGCTCAAGCCGCTGCACGACGCCGCCAAGGTGCTTCGCGTGGTCGTCGCGACCTATCAGTCGGTGTCGGGCGCGGGCAAGGCGGGGATGGACGAGCTGTTCGAGCAGAGCCGCAACATCTTCGTCGGCGACAGCGCCGAGCCGCGCAAGTTCACCAAGCAGATCGCGTTCAACGTGATCCCGCACATCGACAGCTTCCTCGACGACGGTTCGACCAAGGAAGAATGGAAGATGGTGGTCGAGACCAAGAAGATCCTCGATCCCAAGATCAAGGTGATCGCAACCTGCGTGCGCGTGCCCGTCTTCGTCGGCCATTCCGAAGCGGTGTATGTCGAGATGGAGCGAGAGCTTTCGGCGGAGGACGCGCAGAACCTGTTGCGCGAGGCACCGGGGATCATGCTCGTCGATAAGCGCGAAGATGGCGGCTATGTCACGCCGGTGGAATGTGTCGGCGATTATGCGACTTATGTCAGCCGCGTGCGCGAAGACCCGACGGTCGAGAACGGTCTGGCCTTCTGGTGCGTGTCGGACAATCTGCGTAAGGGCGCGGCGCTGAACGCGGTGCAGATCGCCGAGTTGTTGGGGCGGCGGCATTTGAAGAAGGGTTGA
- a CDS encoding DPP IV N-terminal domain-containing protein: protein MRKWLVGIALASVSGLAMAADPVAAQAQVATQVAKQDGGALTIDRVFSGPDLNGQSARAVKLSPDGKLLTLLRARADEPNRFDLWALDTATSEWRMLVDSKQVGSGAELSEAEKMQRERARIGGSAGIVAYDWAPDGKSILVPLDGDLYLATLDGQVRRLTQTEGGELNPVVSPAGGYVSFVRDQNLWVQPLGGGEARQVTKDGAGTVHWGEAEFVAQEEMDRSTGYWWSPGDRLVAVERFDEAPVGIVSRAAIGAEGTTVYDQRYPKAGTDNVAVELYVMRPDGSGQVKVDLGPERDIYLARVNWLPDGSALLVQRQSRDQKTLDMLRVDPATGKSRVLFTERSGERSWVNLSNGLRALNDGSLIWWSERDGHGHLYRFRDGKWTQLTKGDWEVADVVGVDQAKGRITFLGNKDGVLERHLYTVDIAKPGAVTRLTEAGWWHGASMDSSGTRLIITRSNINQPAQSYLADAAGKRLSWISENRVEGDHPYAPFLASHRERSFGTFKGPDGTTLHYEMMTPPLEPGKKYPVFFQHYGGPHSQTVSRAWGGALQQMIVDRGWIWFQIDNRGAANRGKAFEDHLYHAMGSVEVADQVAGANWLKQQPFVAPDKIATYGWSYGGYMTLKMLEAAPGVFAAGIAGAPVSKWDLYDTHYTERYMGDPRVVPDAYKTSNTVEDAGKIADPLLLIHGMADDNVVLEHSTVMMAKLQQNARPFEVMLYPGQTHRVGGAGVSQHLWGTIFDFLDREVVTKPAR from the coding sequence ATGCGTAAATGGTTGGTTGGGATTGCGCTCGCGTCGGTGAGCGGTCTGGCGATGGCGGCTGATCCGGTGGCGGCGCAGGCACAGGTGGCGACGCAAGTGGCGAAGCAGGATGGCGGGGCGCTGACGATCGACCGGGTGTTTTCTGGCCCCGACCTCAACGGCCAGAGCGCGCGCGCGGTGAAGCTGTCGCCCGACGGAAAGCTGCTGACGCTGCTGCGCGCGCGTGCCGACGAGCCGAACCGTTTCGATCTGTGGGCGCTCGATACCGCGACCAGCGAGTGGCGGATGCTGGTCGATTCGAAGCAGGTCGGCAGCGGTGCTGAATTGTCCGAGGCCGAGAAGATGCAGCGCGAGCGCGCGCGGATCGGCGGATCGGCGGGGATCGTCGCCTATGATTGGGCACCCGATGGCAAGTCGATTCTGGTGCCGCTCGACGGCGATCTGTACCTCGCGACGCTCGACGGGCAGGTGCGGCGCCTCACGCAGACCGAGGGCGGCGAACTCAACCCGGTGGTTAGTCCGGCGGGGGGCTATGTGTCGTTCGTGCGCGACCAGAATCTGTGGGTGCAGCCGCTGGGCGGCGGCGAGGCGCGGCAGGTGACCAAGGATGGCGCGGGCACCGTCCATTGGGGCGAGGCCGAGTTCGTCGCGCAGGAAGAGATGGATCGCTCGACCGGCTATTGGTGGTCGCCCGGCGACCGGCTGGTCGCGGTCGAACGGTTCGACGAAGCGCCGGTCGGCATCGTCAGCCGCGCGGCGATCGGGGCTGAGGGCACGACGGTGTACGACCAGCGCTATCCCAAGGCGGGGACCGACAATGTCGCGGTCGAACTATATGTAATGCGGCCCGACGGGTCGGGGCAGGTGAAAGTCGATCTGGGGCCCGAGCGCGACATTTATCTGGCGCGGGTCAATTGGCTGCCCGATGGGTCAGCATTGCTGGTGCAGCGCCAGAGCCGCGACCAGAAGACGCTCGATATGCTTCGCGTCGATCCGGCGACGGGCAAGTCGCGCGTGTTGTTCACCGAGCGATCGGGCGAGCGTAGCTGGGTGAATCTGTCGAACGGGCTTCGCGCGCTGAACGACGGCAGCCTGATCTGGTGGTCCGAGCGTGACGGGCACGGGCATTTGTACCGCTTCCGCGACGGCAAATGGACGCAGCTTACCAAGGGTGATTGGGAAGTCGCCGATGTGGTCGGCGTCGACCAGGCCAAGGGGCGGATCACCTTCCTGGGCAATAAGGACGGCGTGCTCGAACGGCACCTCTACACCGTCGACATCGCCAAGCCGGGTGCGGTCACGCGGTTGACCGAGGCGGGGTGGTGGCATGGCGCGAGCATGGATTCGAGCGGCACCCGGCTGATCATCACCCGGTCGAACATCAACCAGCCGGCGCAGAGCTATCTGGCGGACGCGGCGGGCAAGCGCTTGTCGTGGATCAGCGAGAACCGCGTCGAAGGCGATCACCCCTATGCGCCGTTCCTGGCGAGCCATCGCGAGCGCAGCTTCGGCACGTTCAAGGGGCCGGACGGCACCACGCTGCACTATGAAATGATGACCCCGCCGCTCGAGCCCGGCAAGAAGTATCCCGTGTTCTTCCAGCATTATGGCGGGCCGCATTCGCAGACGGTCAGCCGCGCCTGGGGCGGGGCGTTGCAGCAGATGATCGTCGATCGCGGCTGGATCTGGTTCCAGATCGACAATCGCGGCGCCGCCAATCGCGGCAAGGCGTTCGAGGATCATCTGTACCACGCGATGGGCAGCGTCGAGGTTGCCGACCAGGTGGCAGGCGCCAACTGGCTGAAGCAGCAGCCCTTCGTCGCGCCCGACAAGATCGCGACCTATGGCTGGTCCTATGGCGGCTACATGACGCTCAAGATGCTCGAGGCGGCGCCGGGCGTGTTCGCTGCGGGGATCGCTGGCGCGCCGGTGAGCAAATGGGACCTGTACGACACGCACTATACCGAACGCTATATGGGCGATCCGCGCGTCGTGCCCGATGCCTATAAAACCTCGAACACCGTCGAGGATGCGGGCAAGATCGCCGATCCGCTGCTGCTGATCCACGGCATGGCCGACGACAATGTCGTGCTCGAACACTCGACGGTGATGATGGCCAAGCTGCAGCAGAATGCGCGGCCGTTCGAGGTGATGCTGTACCCCGGCCAGACGCACCGCGTCGGCGGCGCGGGGGTGAGCCAGCATCTGTGGGGGACGATCTTCGACTTCCTCGACCGCGAGGTGGTGACCAAGCCAGCGCGATAG
- a CDS encoding type II toxin-antitoxin system VapC family toxin: MLVIDASVAVKWLVEEPGSEAAEKILGDPRALVAPDWIVAEVANALLNKVARGEMTAGDASEGVETLPRFFHDLYPAERHIASAMQLALTLQHAFYDCLYLALAIDVGAILVTADKRFADAVRQAARGHPLQLLDEV; this comes from the coding sequence ATGCTCGTCATCGATGCCAGCGTTGCAGTGAAGTGGCTGGTCGAAGAGCCCGGCAGTGAAGCGGCCGAGAAAATTCTCGGCGATCCGCGTGCGTTGGTTGCTCCCGATTGGATCGTTGCCGAGGTTGCGAATGCGCTGTTGAACAAGGTAGCGCGCGGCGAAATGACCGCAGGCGACGCGAGCGAGGGCGTTGAGACGTTACCGCGTTTCTTCCACGATCTTTATCCCGCCGAACGCCATATCGCGTCCGCCATGCAACTCGCCCTGACGCTGCAGCATGCATTTTATGACTGCTTGTATCTTGCGCTGGCGATCGACGTCGGCGCTATCCTGGTCACTGCGGACAAGCGCTTCGCCGATGCCGTTCGGCAGGCTGCGCGCGGCCATCCCCTTCAACTTCTCGACGAGGTTTGA
- a CDS encoding AbrB/MazE/SpoVT family DNA-binding domain-containing protein produces MSREYRAKVFKSGNSVALRLPKSLGVLEGTEMILREDHGQFVFEPAPVEPELIDLTGIAGSMPWLKPLTQEEREFEDNPREWHLLEPKHG; encoded by the coding sequence ATGAGCCGGGAATATCGCGCGAAAGTTTTCAAGTCGGGTAATTCGGTGGCGTTGCGACTGCCGAAGTCGCTTGGCGTGCTGGAGGGCACCGAAATGATCCTGCGCGAGGACCATGGCCAATTCGTTTTCGAACCCGCTCCGGTGGAACCTGAACTGATCGACTTGACGGGAATTGCCGGGTCGATGCCTTGGTTGAAGCCGCTCACCCAAGAGGAACGCGAGTTCGAAGATAATCCACGTGAGTGGCACCTATTAGAGCCCAAACATGGCTAA
- a CDS encoding AI-2E family transporter — translation MGSSDQGRVVRNTLIVLLLVGVAMLLTQLSFVFLLIFAAILLATLIRSAALPFLHMGMPDTPATLLGLAAIVALLWLAGSLFGAQLGEQFVIVGNQLPGAIARAQQWAAGIPFFRSMLSNTPDIQNVAGRVLTFAFGAVGAATNLVLVVIAAIYLALQPGLYAGGLAKLFPKNEGPRVAEALRASGLALRKYLLAQFVTMVAVGTLVGVGLTFVGVPSAAALGVIVGLANFVPLVGPFIGAVPGILLAFAQSPETGLAATAVYMVAQQLEGNLLTPLVQRFAVSIPPALLLFALAGLGSLFGVLGVIVSAPLAVVLYTLVTMLWTRDALGHDVKVPGIDHGA, via the coding sequence ATGGGCAGTTCGGACCAGGGACGCGTGGTGCGCAATACGTTGATCGTGCTGCTGCTGGTCGGCGTCGCGATGCTGCTGACGCAATTGTCGTTCGTGTTCCTGTTGATCTTTGCGGCGATCCTGCTGGCCACCTTGATCCGATCGGCCGCGCTGCCGTTCCTGCATATGGGGATGCCCGATACGCCCGCGACGCTGCTAGGGCTGGCAGCGATCGTCGCGCTGCTGTGGCTTGCCGGGTCGCTGTTCGGCGCGCAGCTTGGTGAACAGTTTGTGATCGTCGGCAACCAGTTGCCCGGCGCGATCGCCCGCGCGCAGCAATGGGCGGCGGGCATCCCGTTCTTCCGATCGATGCTGTCGAACACCCCCGACATCCAGAATGTCGCTGGGCGTGTGCTGACCTTCGCTTTTGGCGCGGTCGGCGCAGCAACTAATTTGGTGCTTGTAGTGATCGCAGCGATCTATCTGGCGCTGCAACCCGGGCTCTATGCCGGCGGCCTCGCCAAGCTGTTCCCCAAAAACGAGGGGCCGCGCGTGGCCGAAGCGTTGCGGGCGAGCGGGCTGGCGCTGCGCAAATATCTGCTCGCGCAGTTCGTTACGATGGTCGCGGTGGGAACGCTGGTGGGGGTCGGGCTGACCTTTGTCGGCGTGCCCTCGGCCGCGGCGCTGGGGGTGATCGTCGGCCTCGCCAATTTCGTGCCGTTGGTCGGGCCGTTCATCGGCGCGGTTCCCGGGATATTGCTCGCGTTCGCGCAGAGCCCCGAAACCGGGCTGGCTGCCACTGCGGTGTACATGGTCGCGCAGCAATTGGAGGGAAATTTGCTGACCCCGCTGGTGCAGCGCTTCGCGGTGTCGATCCCGCCGGCGCTGCTGCTGTTCGCGCTGGCGGGGCTGGGATCGCTCTTCGGCGTGCTAGGGGTGATCGTGTCGGCGCCGCTCGCGGTGGTGCTCTATACGCTGGTGACGATGCTGTGGACGCGCGACGCGCTGGGGCACGACGTGAAGGTGCCGGGGATCGATCACGGGGCGTAA